One region of Eleutherodactylus coqui strain aEleCoq1 chromosome 5, aEleCoq1.hap1, whole genome shotgun sequence genomic DNA includes:
- the ENTREP1 gene encoding endosomal transmembrane epsin interactor 1 isoform X2, giving the protein MVLLVNLFVMLSVVCVLLNLAGFILGCQGAQFVTSVPSCHLVDMTEGKMCVCCEESPASKCLEKENVLKLVMVHSCNAVHLLLKKVFFALCALNALTTTVCLVAAALRYLQLLTTRRPCTDESQVSVEEAEEQDREPDIDVFVPPAPPPSYFSTFYSNTPRMSQRMVGNEVIPLPHIYGSRFKGVEVFCPMEPPPSYESVVGQSPSLEQTYLEVTDGEIEATVVTSEIPSPTDVAGCSDAEVIPVSSSTVQQNTEGDPANKPQRKRSHSDPVIHDPSPGGAVPPSCEAATQTELRPPVTTVTLRRALRAKAVRSRPRSLVDYKSYMDTKLLVTRFLEEPSSHMSTDVRELVESIKTVLKSDEEHMDEAILSANFLEQVMGPSQQTAPVIRRQSSRRQPGVLHLDSCGDLSTFCTTQTQRDNCMRTQRTARDRPHSLIGVVRETIL; this is encoded by the exons GTAGATATGACAGAAGGCAAAATGTGTGTTTGCTGTGAAGAATCGCCGGCTTCCAAGTGCTTGGAGAAAGAAAATGTCCTGAAGCTCGTCATGGTCCACTCCTGCAATGCAGTTCATCTTTTACTCAAG AAAGTGTTCTTTGCCCTTTGTGCCCTGAACGCTTTGACAACTACGGTTTGCCTGGTAGCGGCTGCCTTGCGTTATTTGCAACTCCTGACCACTAGAAGACCCTGCACA GATGAGTCCCAAGTTTCCGTAGAGGAAGCTGAAGAGCAAGATCGTGAGCCAGACATTGACGTTTTTGTCCcacctgctcctcccccttcatACTTTTCAACATTCTATTCTAACACTCCCAGAATGAGTCAGAG AATGGTTGGTAATGAGGTGATACCTCTTCCACACATCTATGGATCGAGGTTCAAAGGGGTTGAAGTGTTTTGCCCTATGGAGCCGCCTCCATCATATGAATCAGTGGTTGGCCAAAGTCCTTCATTAGAG CAAACTTATTTGGAAGTCACAGACGGGGAAATAGAAGCTACGGTGGTCACGTCCGAAATACCGAGCCCAACAG ACGTTGCTGGCTGTTCAGATGCAGAAGTCATACCTGTATCTTCATCCACTGTACAACAAAATACAGAAGGTGATCCAGCCAATAAACCACAACGTAAGAGATCACACAGTGATCCAGTCATCCATGATCCTTCTCCAGGAG GTGCCGTTCCACCAAGCTGTGAAGCCGCAACTCAAACAGAACTGAGGCCTCCGGTGACAACTGTCACTTTGAGACGTGCTTTAAGGGCAAAGGCTGTCCGATCAAGACCAAGGTCATTAGTTGATTACAAATCGTACATGGACACTAAGCTTCTGGTGACCAGGTTTTTAGAAGAGCCATCTTCTCACATGTCAACAGATGTCCGTGAACTGGTAGAAAGCATCAAAACTGTGTTAAAGTCAGATGAAGAACACATGGACGAAGCCATTTTAAGCGCCAACTTCCTTGAACAG GTGATGGGGCCAAGCCAACAGACTGCGCCAGTAATCCGAAGACAGTCGAGCAGAAGACAGCCAGGTGTTTTACATTTGGACAGCTGTGGAGATTTAAGCACTTTTTGCACTACGCAGACTCAGAGAGACAATTGTATGAGAACCCagaggactgccagagatagaccTCACAGTCTCATTGGAGTTGTGCGAGAAACTATACTGTGA